In the Plantibacter sp. Leaf314 genome, CATCGATTCTATGTGATCCGGACCGGCGGCCCGGCCCTTCGGAGCCTCGACGGCGGCGCGGACCGCTCAGGCGAGTTGCACGCTCCAGATCTGCTCCATGCGGTACAGCATCACGGCGACGGCGAGACACACGACCCCGAGGACGACCGTCGACCACCGACCCCGCTCGACGAGTGCCCAGAACCCCCCGGCGATCGGCAGGATCATGGCTGAGATGAGATAGGTGAAGAACTCGGGCACGCTTCCGGTGGCCGTGTTCCCGAAGGCCGGCGCGGCGATGGAGACGACGAGCTGCGCGACGAGGAGCAGCTCGACGAGGGCCGTGGCCCCCATGGTCAGGTCGCTCGGCGGACGACCGATCAGCCCGAACACGACGCAGAGGAGCCCGGCCACGACGGCGACCCCGATCTGGACGACGGTGAACCACTCGATCATGCCGGCTCCTCGGCGGGGAAGTTCACGATCGACTTCAGGGAGCCACCGCGCCGTTCGACGAGCCCCACCAACCGGCCGTCGGGCGCGATGGCCGCGATCGGGCCGGAGTGCCCGGCCGGCAGCTCGCGGTCGAGACGCTTCCCGTGGCCGAGGTCGACGGACTCCTGCTCCGTCAGCTCGAGCGCGCCGAACAGCTGCCGGGCGACGTCGGCGGGGCGCAGGAGCGCGCGCTCGACGTCGAGCTCGTCGATGGTCGAGGCCGCATGGACGTCGAACGGTCCGATCCTCGTCCGACGCAGGGCGGTCAGATGCCCGCCGACGCCGAGCGACGCACCGAGGTCGCGGGCGAGCGCGCGGATGTACGTGCCGGACGAGCAGACCACCCGGACGTCGACGTCGACGACCGTGCCCGTTCGGCGGATGTCCGACACGTCGAAGGCACTCACCGTCACCGCGCGCGACTTCAGCTCGACCTCGATCCCCTGACGGGCCAGGGCGTACGCCCGCTTCCCACCGACCTTGATGGCGCTCACCGTGCTCGGAACCTGCTCGATGTCGCCCGTCAGCGGACGGATCGCCGCGATGATCGCCGCGTCGTCGACGGCTGCCACCGCGCCCCGGTCGGCGCGCTCGGTGACCTCACCCTCGGCGTCGTCGGTGGAGGTGGCCTCGCCGAGCCGGATGGTCGCCGTGTACTCCTTGTCGAGACCGACGATGAAGGTCAGCAGTCGCGTCGACGATCGGATACCGAGGACGAGCAGTCCGGTGGCCATCGGGTCGAGCGTGCCGGCGTGGCCCACCTTGCGCGTGCCCGCGAGGCGCCGGACCCGCGCGACCGCATCGTGCGAGGTGTGCCCCTGCGGTTTGTCGATGAGGAGGACACCGGGCTGCGCAGCCGCGGATCCGGGTGCTGCTGCGTTGTTCTCGACCACGTTGCAACGCTACCAGCGGCCGTCGGCGCCCACGGCCGAGCGCCGAGCCGAGCGGCCCTGGGCCGAGCCGAGCGGCCGCGCGCCGCTCAGCAGAAGTCGGCGAAGATCCGCCGAGGATGCCGCTCGTCGGTGTTGTCGACGATCGCGGTCGCCCGGGCGGTCGGGTCGTCGTCCTTCCGGTAGAGCGCCTGCCCACCGACGTAGCGCGCGTTCGACGGCGCCGCGGGGTCGGCGTCGACACCCAGCGTGTCGTGCAGCCGCGCATAGGCCACGTCCAGCGGGACGTCGACCCACACGGATGCGTGCCAGAGTCCGCGGAGCTCGGGACGGTTGAGGAACACGCCGTCCACGATCAGGACCGCGTCCTGCGGCCCGGTCGTCCACCGGAGTGGCGCGCCGACGTCGCGTTCCTCGTCGAACCCCACCAGCTGGAACCCGGTGCTGCCCGCCAGGCGGAACGGCTCGATCAGCACTCGTCGGAGGAGTGAGTAGTCGAAGGAGTCGTCCCAGAACCCCTCTGCCGAGTCCCGGCCGCGCGCATACCGTTCCTCGCGTGGTCGGTGGAAGTCGTCGATCGACGCCCGGAACACGGCACGCCCGCCCTCGTCGAACACCTCGGCGAGACCATCGGCGAACGCGGCCGTGCCGGACCCTCCGATCCCGTCGACCGCGATCATGGTGCGGCCGCGCGGGTAGTCCCGTTGGAACTGGTCTCGCAGCTGCCGCAGCAGCTCGATCCGTGGCGTCGTGACGAGCTTCATGGCGCCGAGCCTACCCGGGCGGATCGTAGGCTGGTGCGGTGCCGTCCGACCCTTGCGACCTCGCCCCCCTCGTCACGGACTGGTTCCGCGCCAACGCGCGCGACCTGCCGTGGCGACGTCCCGGGTTCCCGGCGTGGGGCACCCTCGTGTCGGAGTTCATGCTGCAGCAGACCCAGGTCAGCCGGGTGATCCCGCGCCTCGAGGAGTGGCTCGGGCGCTGGCCGGCTCCCGCCGACCTCGCGGCGGAACCGCCCGCCGAAGCCGTCCGCGCCTGGGGTCGCCTCGGCTACCCGCGTCGCGCGCTCTGGTTGCACGCCGCCGCC is a window encoding:
- the truB gene encoding tRNA pseudouridine(55) synthase TruB, yielding MVENNAAAPGSAAAQPGVLLIDKPQGHTSHDAVARVRRLAGTRKVGHAGTLDPMATGLLVLGIRSSTRLLTFIVGLDKEYTATIRLGEATSTDDAEGEVTERADRGAVAAVDDAAIIAAIRPLTGDIEQVPSTVSAIKVGGKRAYALARQGIEVELKSRAVTVSAFDVSDIRRTGTVVDVDVRVVCSSGTYIRALARDLGASLGVGGHLTALRRTRIGPFDVHAASTIDELDVERALLRPADVARQLFGALELTEQESVDLGHGKRLDRELPAGHSGPIAAIAPDGRLVGLVERRGGSLKSIVNFPAEEPA